The DNA segment TGTGGATAATTTCAACAGCGACAGCAATGTTATCGAGAATGATGGCACTAAATTGTACATCGAAACCGACTGGAATGCACCCAACAAACGCATTGTTACGGTTGATGTAAGCAATCCAAAACCCGAAAATTGGAAAGATTTTATTCCTGAAACAGAAAATGTTTTGACGCCTTCCACTTGTGGTGGTTTTTTCTTTGCCAATTACATGAAAGATGCCGTTTCGGTCGTTCAACAATATGATTATTCTGGAAAACTCGTTCGCAATATCCAATTGCCGGGATTGGGAACAGCTACTGGTTTTAGCGGAAAGAAAACAGACAAAACAGTATATTATTCTTTTGCCAATTATATTACGCCCGGAACCATTTATGCCTTGGAACCCCAATCCGGAAAATCGGTGATTTACGAAAAACCAAAAGTGGATTTCAAAAGTGAAGAATATGTTTCCAAACAAGTTTTTTACACATCGAAAGACGGAACCAAAATCCCGATGATGATTACCCACAAAAAAGGATTGAAACTTGACGGCAAGAATCCAACGATACTCTATGCTTATGGCGGTTTCAATATCAGCTTGACGCCAAGTTTCAGCATTGCCAATGCAGTTTGGTTGGAAAATGGTGGAATTTATGCCGTTGCCAACTTGCGAGGTGGTGGCGAATATGGGAAAAAATGGCATGATGCAGGAACCAAAATGCAAAAACAAAATGTGTTCGACGATTTCATCGCCGCCGCCGAATATCTAATCTCCGAAAAATATACGTCATCCAGTTTCCTTGCCATTCGTGGCGGATCAAACGGCGGTTTGCTCGTGGGAGCCACCATGACACAACGTCCCGATTTGATGAAAGTGGCCTTGCCGGCAGTGGGTGTTTTGGATATGTTGCGTTACCATACTTTTACTTCTGGCGCAGGTTGGGCTTATGATTATGGAACTTCCCAAGACAGCAAGGAAATGTTTGAATACATCAAGAAATATTCCCCTGTGCACAATGTGAAAAAAGGAACGCAATATCCTGCCACGATGGTTACAACCGGCGATCATGACGATAGAGTGGTGCCGGCGCACAGTTTTAAATTTGCTGCCGAGTTGCAGGAAAAACAAAGCGGAAGCAATCCAACTTTAATCCGTATCGACGTAAAAGCAGGTCATGGTGCCGGAAAATCGATAGCAGCCACAATTCAGGAAAATGCAGATGTCCAAGCTTTTACTCTTTATAATATGGGATTCACGGCATTGCCTAAAACTGTGATTTTGTCGTCGCCAGAGATGAAATAATTCCACGATTTATTGAAGATGCCTTTTTGATTTAGGTTTTCTTCACCAACAAAAACCGCAAATCTTTTTCGAAAATTTGCGGTTTTTTGTTTTTAATTGGTTCACCATAAAATTGAACTATTTGAAATCTTCCTCAAACAGCAATTCTGCCAATCGATTGTCTCTTTGATAAACGTCTCTATAAAAATTAATCATTCCAGAATCATCAACCCAAGCCGTGAAATAGCCAATATAAACCGGTATTTTCTTTTTCAGGTAACAGGTTGTTTCAACGCCACCGTTCATGGCGGCATCTATCCGGTCAACAGGCCAATCTGGGTAGTCTTTTAAAATCAAAATAGCCAATTCTTTGGCTTTGTCCATATTGATGCATCCGTGACTAAACAACCGAACTTCGGTGTCAAACAATGATTTGACGGGCGTGTCATGCAAATAAATACTATTCGAATTCGGAAACATGAACTTGACTAATCCCAAGGAGTTTCTTGGGCCAGGTTTTTGCCTAACATTGCCATTGTTCCATTCCATGTTATGGGAAGCCAAATAATTTTTGTCACGCTCCATGGCGAATTTTAATTCGTTTTCGATGATGCTTCTGGGGACATTCCAATACGGGCTAAACACAATGTGGCTTATATTGCCGCTAAAGATTACCGTTTCGGTCATAATTTTACCCACAAACACTCTCGATTCCAATTCTTTTATACCATTTCTTCGGTATATTAATTTAAAAGACGGGATATTTATCACGATAAATTCATCGAATTTTGTCAACTCTGGATCAATCCAACGGCAACGTTCCATGTTTACCATAATGGTTTTGATGCGCTCTTCAACGGGCACATTCAGGTGTTCGAGATGTTCTGATTCGATGCGGTAATTTAGTCTAAAGCCATTTCTTTTTTTGTAATTCAAGACTGCGGCCATTAATTCTTCGTCATACCAATTACTTTTGGAATCTTTTTTTAAATCTCCGGTAATGGTGAGTCTTTTCCTGATTTGGCCAATGACTTTCGAGCTGTCATTTGGTTTGTAGTCTTTTATGAACGGATCCATTTTAATGGTATTCCAACCGCCATTTTGTTCTATACGGCGGTATTTTTTCAAGGCTTCCCGCATTTTGTAATATTGTCCCAAAAGCTGGTCTTCATTTTTGTTTAATAACTTGGAATCCACCAATAATGAATCCAGTAAATTCGCATAAGAGAGTTTTTTTCGGGGAATGAACCAGCCAGTTTCCGTTATTTTTTCGGTCTCAATTCCTTTATATACTTTTTCCGCATAATAGACATACATCGACGACAAGAGAATTTCAGTATCGGTTTTTGAAAGTTTTTTGGAGGTTTCTCCGTTGAAAATACTGTTAATTTCATCTTTGTAAGGTAAATTGAATTCTAATCCTTCTTCCTCAAGTCGATTTGCTTTTGAATATAATAGATTGGCAAACTCTATCAACCCTTCTTTGTCGTGCCAAATCCAAGAGTATTTTCGGTTTTTATACAAGGCATTTACCTCGGATTCATAGTCTTTCAGATAAGGATATTTCTTGAAAAAGGCCGATAGAATGGCCTTGCTGACTATTGGTTCTTGAAAAACTTGGCCAGAAGAAATGACGCTGTTCGCACTATTTAGTTTTCTGTTGCCGTAAATAGCTGAAATTGAAAAAAGCAACAACATAATTACAAGGGCCAAAACAAGTTTTTTCATGGCGTAATTATTTTATACAAAGATAGAAAATATATAAATTACTCGAAAAAAAACACTATTATTGATGTGATTAATAGCTGTTTACCATGACGCATCCAGAATATCTCCAACTTTCCGCCGATTTGCAGCAGTTGTTAAAAACGATTCCGCTTCATTGGGGCGCCATTCAAAATGATGGGATGGATTGTAAAGTAAAGATGTTCCAAATTCATTCTTTTGCCGAGTTGGAAATCCGAATCCAAAACCTGTCGGAAGACGATAAGAATTATTTTCGGAGAAGATGGTTTTTGTGGAAATGTGCCCAATGCGACGAACATATTTTCTGCACAAACCAGAATGTTACACCAAATCCCAATCCGAAAGATCAAGATTACGATATCGAATTCAACGGAAATCCAGAATTAAGATTCGATGTCAAAGGAACGGTGATTCCAAAGAAATTCAGAGACAAAATTGATGCAGTAATTCTAGATCCGACCGAGATGGTTCGGTTTTTCTACGAAAAGCAGAGTCGTGGCGTTCGCGACCATGTGCAAAACCGCTTGTTCATCGTTCATCATTCTTTTAGAAGTCCGGAACGGGAAATGGTTTTGCGTTGTCATTGGGAATATAAGAAGGATTTATACAAAGAATATGCTTCCAAAATTTCGGCAACATCCAGTTTTATTACGTACCAAAACATAAAATCCGGTATCGTGTTTCTTTTCGAAAATTTAGACAAATCGATTTCCCATAAATTTTTTTAGCAGTTTGATTTTTGTAAATTGCGCCAAATAAACCTAATCATTTTGGACAAAGAACCACAAAATAATTCCTTCTACGGCATCACCGAAATTTCCGAAAAACTCGGGGTTTCCCAAAAACTCGTCCGAAGACACATCGCGAGCGGAGCTTTGCAATCGACCAAAATTGGCGGAGTTTACAAGATTCCCGTGCAATCCTTGGATGATTTCATGAATGATATCGAGATAAAAAATGAAGAATTATTGGCATCTGATTCTCCAAAAGAAAAATCTAAAAGCATTACAAAATCGACCAATAATTACAAAAACAATTCCAAAGACGACGTCAATTGGGTTGATATTGTGGAAGATTGGGAGAATCCAAAAAAATCAAAACTCACCTTTGTTGACTTGTTTTCGGGAGCAGGAGGAATAACAAAAGGCTTTGAAATGGCGGGATTGAATGGCGTTTGCGGACTCGATTGGTTCGAAGCAGCCGGAAAAACGTATAGAAGAAATTTCAACCATCCATTCATAGAAGGCGACATCAAATCGCCAGAAAAGAAAGCGGAATTTTATGCCACCGTAAAAAAAGGACTCAAAGGAAGACCATTAAATATCGTGGCTGGCGGATTCCCGTGCCAGGGATTTTCAATGGCCGGAAACCGAATTGTTGACGACCCCAGAAATTCACTCTACAAAGAATTGTTGGAAATCGTGACGACCCTGAATCCCGAATTCGTGGTTTGCGAAAACGTGGTCGGCATTCGTTCGATGCACAAAGGCAAAGTCGAAGAAATGATAATCAACGATTTCAAGGCTGCCGGTTACGAAATGAAAGTGACTGTTTTGCGCGCCGCCGATTATGGAGTTCCCCAAAAAAGAGACCGCGTAATTTTTATGGGCAATCGCATCGATAAAACTAATTTTCACCCAAAACCTTTTTTAAAACCTACAGAATATATTACCACAGGTCAAGCCATTGGTGACTTGATGCAAATGGGCGACAATCCTGATTTTAATCATGTTCAAACCAAGCATCGTCCTGACATGGCCGAAAGAATGTTGCAACTCGAAGAAGGCAAAAGTCTCTATAAAGGCTATTCCGATGCCTGGAAAAAATGTCCTTGGAACGAGGCTTCCTGCACCATCAAAGAAAACCACGGCGGCGTAAACGTGCATCCCAAATTGCCAAGAGTCTTGACGGCAAGGGAAATGGCAAGAATTCAATCTTTTCCCGATGATTTTATTTTTGAAGGCCCAAAAAACAAACAATTGGTGCAATTGGGCAATGCCGTTCCTCCTTTATTGTCGAAAGCGATTGGTTTGGCAATTCGAAAATCCTATGATTTGATATGATAAACCGCATAAAACCGCTAACTTTGAACTAGGTTTTAAATCCATTTTTATGGACAATCTAACTTCAATCCAGCGTTCCAAAATTATGCAGGCCATTCGCAGCACCAATACCAAGGACGAAGTTCGTTTGGCAAAAGCCTTGTGGCATCTGGGTTATCGGTATCGAAAAAACAACCGGAAAGTTTTTGGCACGCCCGACCTCACCTTCAAAAAACTCAAGATTGCCATCTTCGTTGACAGCGAATTTTTCCACGGCAAAGATTGGGAAACCCAAAAAAATCGATTCAAGAGCAATCAAGAGTTTTGGCAAAATAAAATCGAAAGGAACATGCAGCGCGACATCGAAGTCAGTAATTATTTGATGGAACAAGGCTGGACCGTAATTCGTTTTTGGAGCTCCGAGATTAAAAAAAATTTGGAGGAATGCATTGCCAAGATTCAAACGGAGATTGTCTTGAAACGGGAATAGAATCAATTAATTTTTTTCATAATGTTTTATTAAAGGGACTATTTTTATGGAAAAAGAGTCCTAAATTTGAGAAAAACAATAAATAATCACTTATGAAAATTCAATTTAATACAGACAAAAACATAGAAGGTCACGAAAGATTAGAAACATTTTTTGCTGGGGAACTAGAAAAAGACCTGGCTCGTTTTGAGGACAAAATTACTCGCATCGAGGTGCATCTTGGAGACGAAAACAGCGATAAGGGAGGCGTAAACGACAAACGTTGCTTGATAGAAGCTCGCCCTGCAAAACTGCAACCCGTAGCCGTTACCGCTCATGCAGACACGATTGAAAAAGCCTTTTTTTTGGCGGCCGAAAAAATAAAGAAAACCTTGACTACCACTTTTGAAAAACAGAGTGCGTATTAAGAATATCGTTTTTCAGGTTAATTGTTAATTCAGATCAAGCAGTCTCAAGGAAATCTTTAGACTGCTTTTTTTATGGCATAAAAGGTAAATATTTGTTTTGGATAGTCAAATTTGTTAAATTATTTCCTTTAATCTTATAAGGTTTTCATTATCTTTATGTTAAAATAAACACAAAAAATATGAAAAGCTATTTTGCCAAAGCCAAAAGTTTCTTTTCGACCAAAGGTTTTAAAAGAGCATTCAAGATAATTGGGTTTTTCTTTATTGGATTGTTTGCCTTGATATTGATTAGTGCTGTTGGCTTGCGGATTTATTTTGAAAGAAATAAAACGGAAATAGTAAAAAAAATCAACACCCAAATCAACGACAATATTCTGGGAGAAGCCAAAATTGGCGACATAGGATACAAGTTCTTGATCGGATTTCCCAATTTTACCGTGGTTTTGAAAGATGTGGAACTAAAGGACAGTTTGTTTGCCATTCATAAACGTCCCGTGCTGAAAGCGGGCGAAATCGAGGTGCGTTTGAATGTTCTGGCTTTGTTGAAAAAAGAAGTCAATATCCACAAAATTGTCATCAACGATGCTACTATTGATTTGTATAAGGACAAAAATGGAGTCAGCAATTCCAATATCTTCAAGCCCAAAAATAAAAAACCAAAAACAGAAAGCACCACCACGACTTCCATTGATGAGGTAGTCTTGAAAAACGTTAATTTTATATCGGAAAATCAACAAGGGAACAAGTTGTTTTATTTTCATATAGAGTCTTTGAAAAGTAAAATAGACTACTCGGACGAAGGTTGGAAAACGGACGTTCGTCTGAAAACCTTTGCCAAAAGTCTGGCGTTTAACACCCAAAAAGGAAGCTTTGTGAAAGACAAAGAAATTGACGGCAACTTGTCTGTCGATTTTTCGAAAGCACGAAACCAGATAAGTGTCGTTGCCGACAAATTGGAAATAGGCGGAGACCCTTTCAAGATCAAGGCTCATTTCAACATTGGAAAAGGAAATTCACTGTTTGATATTGACATCAAGACCAAAATATTGTGGCGCAACGCTTCTAATTTATTGTCCAACAACATTAGTTCCAAACTTAACAAGTTTGATTTGAAAGTGCCTCTCGAAGCTTCTTGCCTCATAAAAGGCGACATGAGAGTGAAAGGCGATCCCGAAATTTTGGTCAATGCCGTGATAAAAGACGACGAACTGAAGACTTCTTACGGTGCAGTTGCCAATTGCAGTTTTAACGGAAAATTCACCAATAATTATAAAAATGGATTGGGTTGTAATGATGCCAATTCTGCCGTTATTGTCACTGATTTTAAAGGAGAACACAAAGAAATTCCGTTAAGCATCCCATCGGCAATCATCAATAATCTGGAGAAACCGGTGGCGACGGGCAAATTCAATTCAGAATATGACGTGGTCAAGATGAAAAACTTGATTAATGAAGATTTTATCAAATTCCATGAAGGAAGGGCCAAAGTAAATCTTGATTTCAAGGTTGATATTGTTGACCTAAGGTTGAATAAACCCCATTTTACCGGAAATATCATCATCAATGACGTGAGTCTTTATTATAAGCCAAAAAATATGAATCTTCAAAAAACAAACATTGAACTTCATTTTACCGAACAGGCTTTGCTGATAAACAAGATTAAATATCAAAACCAAAAAAACACTGTTTTTATGGAAGGAAGAGTGGATAATTTCCTCAATTTGTATTATGATGCGCCCGAAAAAATGACCGTCAATTGGAAGATTTACAGTCCGTTTCTTGATATTAAACAAATAATTGGCGTTTTGTCCTACCACGATAAATCCGTTCCCCAAAAAACCAAGACTAAAACACAATCTTCTGGGCAATTGCAAGAAGTGTTCAGCAAATCAAAAGTTAATCTCGATTTACGGGTCGATAAATTGTCCTATAATAAAATGTTGGGAAACCAGTTTAAGGTTGATATTGCCATAAACAACGGTGGTTTGTATGTCAAAAACGGATCAATGCAAGGTTTGACAGGGAGTTCCATTTATTTTGATGCGCAACTGGTTCCCAAAAATGGATTGGTGTTTTTCAAATCGAACATCAACTTGAAAGATGGGGAAATTTCAAGATTTTTGGCCTCGTTCAATAATTTTGGCATAAAATCTTTTAGCCCAAACAGCATTAAAGGAAAACTTTCGCTCACGACTTCACTTACGGGAACTCTTAATCCGGAAAGGGATTTAATCAAAAGTTCCATTAAGGGAGACGTGAAATTTGATGTAAAAAACGGAACACTGATTAATTTTGAACCAATCCAAAAAATAGGGAAAGTAGCTATATCAAATAGGGACGTGAGCCATATTACTTTCAGTGATTTGTACGCCATTGCAACAATAAATGGAGAGAAAATAAATGTCAAAGAATTAAAAGTGAGTTCGAATGTCCTGAATATTGATGTAAATGGGATGTATTCATTGTCTGGTCAAGGAACCAATTTAGCCGTAAAAATTCCTTTGCGAAACCCAAAAGACGATTACAAGATTGCAAATCAAAAGGAAAGAGACGAACTCAGATACAAAGGAATCGTCTTGAACTTGCTCGTGGTTGACGGAAAAAATGGCGAAACTAAAATTAAATTAGGCAAACCATCCGAAGAAGCACCCAAGGAAAAGCAAAAAAGGAAAAAGAAATAGTATTTTATGCCGGCTCGGGATTCTGTCTTATATATTTCCTTAATTTTGCCAGCCAAGACCTTTAGGTCGAATTGTACGAAGTAAAAATATTTTATAAAAGCGTGGGAAGTAAAAACAAGTTAAAGAGATTCAAGGAAAACGAAACATTCAACAATGTTTTTCAACCTTCAAGAGAAGAAGTGGTAGGCGATTTGTTTCCGCTCAGAGGCAAATGGAACGCCGATTTTTTCAAAAATGATAATCCAATTGTTATTGAATTGGGTTGTGGAAAAGGCGAATATTCCGTTGGTCTGGCCGAAAGATATCCCAACAAAAACTTCGTGGGAATCGACATTAAGGGCGCGCGTTTTTGGCGTGGAGCCAAGACTGCCGTGGAAACCGGTTTGCATAACGTGGCTTTCATTCGTACCCAAATCGAATTAATCAACCACATTTTTGCCGAAAACGAAGTCGATGAAATCTGGATTACTTTTCCGGATCCGCAAATAAAATACAAACGCACCAAACACAGAATGACCAACTCGGAATTTCTGCAATTGTATAAAAAAATCCTCAAAAAAGACGGCGTTGTCAATCTGAAAACCGACAGCGAATTTATGCACGGGTACACCCTTGGATTGTTGCACGGCGAAGGTCACGAGGTGTTGTATGCCAACCATAATGTCTATGTAAACGAAGGAAGTCCGGAGGAAGTCACTGCTTTCCAGACCTTTTACGAAAAACAATATTTGGAAATTAACAAAGCAATTACGTATATTCGATTCAAAATTAAGGAATAGTCATTTTTCAACGCTTATACATCATAAATGATTTATATATCGCCATTGTTTTTCGGTTTTATTAGTGCTTTTATAGGGATTATTCCACCGGGATTGATCAATATGACTGCCGCAAAAGTAAACCATAAAGAAGGAAAACGGAATGCGTTATGGTTTGTTTTGGGAGCGATTCTGGTTATTTGTTTCCAAGTTTTTTTCGCCATTTTTTTTGCAAAGATTATAAACCGCCGTCCGGATTTAGTCACGTTTTTGCGCGAAATAGGATTCGGCATATTTACGGCCTTGACCATTTATTTTTTATGGATTGCGAAAAAGCCGAAAAGCAAATCAAAAAAATTGAAAAAAAACAGTAAAACCAAAAGGTTTTTTCTGGGAATGTTGCTTTCGGCACTCAACTTTTTCCCCATTCCCTATTATGTTTTTGTCAGCATATTTCTTGCTTCATACAAGCTTTTTTCATTCGACACGACATCCATTTTTATTTTCGTGAACGGTGTCGTGGCAGGTTCGTTTCTGGTTTTCTATTTTTATATTTCCTTTTTCGACAGGATTGAAAATAAAAGAGATTATATTATGAAAAACATGAACACCATCATTGGGAGCATTACAGCATTGATTTCAATTCTTACATTGATCAATATCATCAATTACTATTGGTAAAAATGACTGCGCCAAACGACAATTTTTTCGAAAGAGTTTATGCCGTCGCCCGACAAATTCCTTATGGTAGGGTTACTTCCTATGGTGCTATTGCAAAAGCTGTGGGAACAGCCCGCTCTGCCCGAATGGTAGGCTGGGCAATGAATGCTTGCCATAATCTAGAAGACGTGCCGGCACATCGGGTCGTGAACAGAAAAGGATTGCTTACCGGGAAACATCATTTTGACGGCACTAATCTAATGCAACAATTGCTGGAAAGCGAAGGAATTGTCGTGGTGGACAACCAGATTG comes from the Flavobacterium limnophilum genome and includes:
- a CDS encoding prolyl oligopeptidase family serine peptidase; protein product: MKKTIFILVVATVLSSYGQKQKNVKYPQTKKGETVDLYFDTKVNDPYRWLEDDKSEETAAWVKAENEVTYDYLSKIPFRNELKDRLEKLWNYEKIGSPSTEGNFSYFFKNNGLQNQSVLYRKDASGKEELFLDPNTFSKDGTTSLGEMDFSKDGSILAYSISEGGSDWRKVIIMDALSKKVVEDTLVDVKFSGLSWKGNEGFFYSSYDKPKGSQLSAKTDQHKLYFHKLGTSQKEDKVIFGADQKRRYVGGSVTDDDNYLVITASVATYGNELYVKDLTNPNSPLVVIVDNFNSDSNVIENDGTKLYIETDWNAPNKRIVTVDVSNPKPENWKDFIPETENVLTPSTCGGFFFANYMKDAVSVVQQYDYSGKLVRNIQLPGLGTATGFSGKKTDKTVYYSFANYITPGTIYALEPQSGKSVIYEKPKVDFKSEEYVSKQVFYTSKDGTKIPMMITHKKGLKLDGKNPTILYAYGGFNISLTPSFSIANAVWLENGGIYAVANLRGGGEYGKKWHDAGTKMQKQNVFDDFIAAAEYLISEKYTSSSFLAIRGGSNGGLLVGATMTQRPDLMKVALPAVGVLDMLRYHTFTSGAGWAYDYGTSQDSKEMFEYIKKYSPVHNVKKGTQYPATMVTTGDHDDRVVPAHSFKFAAELQEKQSGSNPTLIRIDVKAGHGAGKSIAATIQENADVQAFTLYNMGFTALPKTVILSSPEMK
- a CDS encoding L,D-transpeptidase family protein, which translates into the protein MKKLVLALVIMLLLFSISAIYGNRKLNSANSVISSGQVFQEPIVSKAILSAFFKKYPYLKDYESEVNALYKNRKYSWIWHDKEGLIEFANLLYSKANRLEEEGLEFNLPYKDEINSIFNGETSKKLSKTDTEILLSSMYVYYAEKVYKGIETEKITETGWFIPRKKLSYANLLDSLLVDSKLLNKNEDQLLGQYYKMREALKKYRRIEQNGGWNTIKMDPFIKDYKPNDSSKVIGQIRKRLTITGDLKKDSKSNWYDEELMAAVLNYKKRNGFRLNYRIESEHLEHLNVPVEERIKTIMVNMERCRWIDPELTKFDEFIVINIPSFKLIYRRNGIKELESRVFVGKIMTETVIFSGNISHIVFSPYWNVPRSIIENELKFAMERDKNYLASHNMEWNNGNVRQKPGPRNSLGLVKFMFPNSNSIYLHDTPVKSLFDTEVRLFSHGCINMDKAKELAILILKDYPDWPVDRIDAAMNGGVETTCYLKKKIPVYIGYFTAWVDDSGMINFYRDVYQRDNRLAELLFEEDFK
- a CDS encoding DNA cytosine methyltransferase produces the protein MDKEPQNNSFYGITEISEKLGVSQKLVRRHIASGALQSTKIGGVYKIPVQSLDDFMNDIEIKNEELLASDSPKEKSKSITKSTNNYKNNSKDDVNWVDIVEDWENPKKSKLTFVDLFSGAGGITKGFEMAGLNGVCGLDWFEAAGKTYRRNFNHPFIEGDIKSPEKKAEFYATVKKGLKGRPLNIVAGGFPCQGFSMAGNRIVDDPRNSLYKELLEIVTTLNPEFVVCENVVGIRSMHKGKVEEMIINDFKAAGYEMKVTVLRAADYGVPQKRDRVIFMGNRIDKTNFHPKPFLKPTEYITTGQAIGDLMQMGDNPDFNHVQTKHRPDMAERMLQLEEGKSLYKGYSDAWKKCPWNEASCTIKENHGGVNVHPKLPRVLTAREMARIQSFPDDFIFEGPKNKQLVQLGNAVPPLLSKAIGLAIRKSYDLI
- a CDS encoding very short patch repair endonuclease; this translates as MDNLTSIQRSKIMQAIRSTNTKDEVRLAKALWHLGYRYRKNNRKVFGTPDLTFKKLKIAIFVDSEFFHGKDWETQKNRFKSNQEFWQNKIERNMQRDIEVSNYLMEQGWTVIRFWSSEIKKNLEECIAKIQTEIVLKRE
- a CDS encoding HPF/RaiA family ribosome-associated protein gives rise to the protein MKIQFNTDKNIEGHERLETFFAGELEKDLARFEDKITRIEVHLGDENSDKGGVNDKRCLIEARPAKLQPVAVTAHADTIEKAFFLAAEKIKKTLTTTFEKQSAY
- a CDS encoding AsmA family protein — translated: MKSYFAKAKSFFSTKGFKRAFKIIGFFFIGLFALILISAVGLRIYFERNKTEIVKKINTQINDNILGEAKIGDIGYKFLIGFPNFTVVLKDVELKDSLFAIHKRPVLKAGEIEVRLNVLALLKKEVNIHKIVINDATIDLYKDKNGVSNSNIFKPKNKKPKTESTTTTSIDEVVLKNVNFISENQQGNKLFYFHIESLKSKIDYSDEGWKTDVRLKTFAKSLAFNTQKGSFVKDKEIDGNLSVDFSKARNQISVVADKLEIGGDPFKIKAHFNIGKGNSLFDIDIKTKILWRNASNLLSNNISSKLNKFDLKVPLEASCLIKGDMRVKGDPEILVNAVIKDDELKTSYGAVANCSFNGKFTNNYKNGLGCNDANSAVIVTDFKGEHKEIPLSIPSAIINNLEKPVATGKFNSEYDVVKMKNLINEDFIKFHEGRAKVNLDFKVDIVDLRLNKPHFTGNIIINDVSLYYKPKNMNLQKTNIELHFTEQALLINKIKYQNQKNTVFMEGRVDNFLNLYYDAPEKMTVNWKIYSPFLDIKQIIGVLSYHDKSVPQKTKTKTQSSGQLQEVFSKSKVNLDLRVDKLSYNKMLGNQFKVDIAINNGGLYVKNGSMQGLTGSSIYFDAQLVPKNGLVFFKSNINLKDGEISRFLASFNNFGIKSFSPNSIKGKLSLTTSLTGTLNPERDLIKSSIKGDVKFDVKNGTLINFEPIQKIGKVAISNRDVSHITFSDLYAIATINGEKINVKELKVSSNVLNIDVNGMYSLSGQGTNLAVKIPLRNPKDDYKIANQKERDELRYKGIVLNLLVVDGKNGETKIKLGKPSEEAPKEKQKRKKK
- the trmB gene encoding tRNA (guanosine(46)-N7)-methyltransferase TrmB, whose translation is MGSKNKLKRFKENETFNNVFQPSREEVVGDLFPLRGKWNADFFKNDNPIVIELGCGKGEYSVGLAERYPNKNFVGIDIKGARFWRGAKTAVETGLHNVAFIRTQIELINHIFAENEVDEIWITFPDPQIKYKRTKHRMTNSEFLQLYKKILKKDGVVNLKTDSEFMHGYTLGLLHGEGHEVLYANHNVYVNEGSPEEVTAFQTFYEKQYLEINKAITYIRFKIKE
- a CDS encoding LysE family transporter, which translates into the protein MIYISPLFFGFISAFIGIIPPGLINMTAAKVNHKEGKRNALWFVLGAILVICFQVFFAIFFAKIINRRPDLVTFLREIGFGIFTALTIYFLWIAKKPKSKSKKLKKNSKTKRFFLGMLLSALNFFPIPYYVFVSIFLASYKLFSFDTTSIFIFVNGVVAGSFLVFYFYISFFDRIENKRDYIMKNMNTIIGSITALISILTLINIINYYW
- a CDS encoding MGMT family protein, whose amino-acid sequence is MTAPNDNFFERVYAVARQIPYGRVTSYGAIAKAVGTARSARMVGWAMNACHNLEDVPAHRVVNRKGLLTGKHHFDGTNLMQQLLESEGIVVVDNQIVDFKKHFWEPEVSAG